In Chitinophaga sp. HK235, a single window of DNA contains:
- the bioB gene encoding biotin synthase BioB: MMTSAIRNDWTLEEIQAIYDQPLLELVYQAATVHRQWHSAKEIQVCTLLSIKTGGCPEDCSYCGQAARYHTDIKVQALLPTETVIAHAQKAKETGSTRFCMAAAWREVRDNRDFDRVIDMVKGVNELGMEVCCTLGMLTEEQAIRLQEAGLHAYNHNLDTSEQYYNEIISTRNFDNRINTINNVRKAGITVCSGGIIGLGETHRDRMSMLLTLATMPKHPESVPINALARVKGTPLENNPKVDAWDMVRMIATARIVMPASTVRLTAGRIEMTESEQAWCFMAGANSIFTGERQTLLVTPNPGVSEDMQMLQNLGLKPKLSTKESVGEIN; encoded by the coding sequence ATGATGACATCAGCTATCAGAAATGACTGGACCCTGGAAGAAATCCAGGCCATCTACGATCAGCCTTTGCTGGAACTGGTATACCAGGCAGCCACCGTACACCGCCAGTGGCATTCCGCCAAAGAAATACAGGTATGCACCCTCTTATCCATTAAAACCGGCGGATGCCCGGAAGACTGCTCCTACTGCGGTCAGGCAGCCAGATACCATACCGATATCAAAGTACAGGCATTACTGCCCACCGAAACCGTTATCGCACACGCTCAAAAAGCCAAGGAGACAGGATCTACCCGCTTCTGTATGGCCGCAGCCTGGAGAGAAGTAAGAGACAACCGCGATTTTGACCGTGTAATCGATATGGTAAAAGGCGTGAATGAACTGGGCATGGAAGTTTGCTGCACACTGGGCATGCTGACCGAAGAACAGGCCATCCGCCTCCAGGAAGCCGGATTACATGCCTACAACCACAACCTCGACACCTCCGAACAATATTATAACGAAATCATTTCCACCCGGAATTTCGATAACAGGATCAATACCATCAACAATGTCCGTAAAGCCGGCATCACCGTATGTTCAGGCGGTATCATCGGATTGGGAGAAACCCACCGTGACCGTATGTCTATGCTGCTGACACTGGCTACCATGCCCAAACATCCGGAATCCGTGCCCATCAACGCACTGGCCAGGGTAAAAGGCACACCATTGGAAAACAATCCGAAGGTAGATGCCTGGGATATGGTAAGGATGATCGCCACCGCCAGAATCGTTATGCCTGCATCCACCGTACGCCTCACCGCAGGTCGTATCGAAATGACAGAATCCGAACAGGCCTGGTGCTTTATGGCCGGCGCCAATTCCATCTTCACCGGCGAACGTCAGACATTACTTG